From a single Gimesia fumaroli genomic region:
- a CDS encoding CPBP family intramembrane glutamic endopeptidase, whose amino-acid sequence MSSVFQLNPQRSQLEMSAPVVLALLWITLQLTTMITKVVQPEPPLAKPITLNDIIGSCVITFSFGTVLILILTLLNPNSMQYLGFRLNQKKEQIRDGSVGFLLALLPVMALLLLTHSFRTEETMHPFFQQLKEHPEFSTISWIIISAVVVAPLFEELVYRVLFQSWLENLLPPYAAILISSLIFSIVHGFPDCIPLFPLAFILGTLFYYRRSYAANVITHALFNGVNLALALANQPPAS is encoded by the coding sequence ATGTCCTCGGTCTTTCAGCTCAATCCCCAGCGCAGCCAACTGGAAATGTCCGCCCCAGTCGTTCTGGCGCTGCTCTGGATTACTCTGCAATTGACGACCATGATAACGAAAGTGGTACAGCCAGAGCCACCTCTTGCCAAACCCATTACCCTGAATGACATTATCGGATCCTGTGTCATTACATTCTCTTTTGGCACCGTTTTGATATTGATTCTGACACTGCTGAACCCGAACAGTATGCAATATCTCGGATTTCGTCTGAATCAAAAAAAAGAGCAGATCCGCGATGGTTCCGTCGGCTTTTTATTAGCGTTGCTCCCGGTTATGGCATTACTTCTGCTGACGCACTCGTTTCGAACCGAAGAGACAATGCACCCCTTTTTTCAGCAGCTGAAAGAACACCCCGAGTTCTCCACCATCAGCTGGATTATAATTTCCGCCGTGGTCGTTGCCCCCTTATTTGAAGAACTGGTTTATCGGGTTCTCTTTCAAAGCTGGCTCGAAAATCTTCTGCCTCCTTACGCCGCAATTCTGATCAGCTCGCTGATTTTCAGCATCGTACACGGCTTTCCTGATTGTATCCCGCTGTTTCCACTTGCCTTCATTCTGGGGACACTCTTTTATTACCGCCGCAGTTACGCCGCAAACGTCATCACACACGCTCTGTTTAATGGCGTCAATCTCGCTCTGGCTTTGGCAAATCAGCCCCCCGCCAGTTGA
- a CDS encoding alpha/beta hydrolase: MDLIYTGKVTGELTQQLVESYADSLKDPIAAEQTDEFTKWKILYATNRLQETNARGEMGYTNEFGTALAYGTGQVRISSKNRSDLKTKVIQTLWQGAPAPEGQVEISTLTPTTETPFLESLNALLERSPQKDVLVFVHGFNVNFPSAVTRAAQIANDLPFNGAVVCYSWPSQGGVEKYLLDGQVANASVEPMVQFLETLVSSVPKGTKINIMVHSMGNRVVMRAMNRLPEHFRQTKPFQNVILAAPDVGVSEFKELSPAIIAQSNRVTLYSGSGDVALVASKAVNQERRAGDSREPLILEGIETIDVSAVDTSFMSHSYYGSNRAVLSDLFALLKQDSSAADRKWLLSKNYSGRNYWAFEKEPPEIKKVRSTSL, translated from the coding sequence ATGGATTTGATCTATACCGGAAAAGTCACAGGAGAATTGACTCAGCAATTGGTCGAATCGTATGCCGATTCGTTGAAGGATCCGATCGCCGCAGAACAGACTGATGAATTTACCAAATGGAAAATTCTGTACGCGACAAATCGGCTGCAGGAAACGAATGCCCGCGGTGAAATGGGTTACACAAATGAGTTCGGCACAGCACTCGCTTATGGAACAGGGCAGGTTCGTATTTCCTCAAAGAACCGTAGTGATCTGAAGACAAAAGTCATCCAGACGCTCTGGCAAGGAGCTCCCGCGCCAGAAGGGCAGGTCGAGATAAGTACGTTAACTCCCACAACAGAAACTCCTTTTCTTGAGAGTCTTAATGCGCTGTTGGAACGTTCGCCACAAAAAGATGTGCTCGTGTTCGTCCATGGATTTAACGTGAACTTCCCCAGCGCAGTTACGCGTGCGGCACAAATCGCTAACGACCTCCCATTCAATGGTGCGGTCGTCTGTTACAGTTGGCCTTCACAGGGAGGTGTCGAAAAATATCTACTCGATGGGCAGGTCGCCAACGCCAGCGTCGAACCGATGGTCCAGTTTTTAGAAACCTTGGTCAGTTCCGTCCCCAAGGGAACGAAGATCAACATCATGGTTCACAGTATGGGTAACCGGGTTGTCATGCGCGCCATGAATCGATTACCAGAACACTTTCGACAAACAAAACCATTTCAGAACGTGATCTTGGCCGCCCCCGATGTCGGCGTCTCCGAGTTTAAAGAACTGTCTCCTGCCATTATCGCACAATCAAATCGCGTGACCCTCTATTCCGGATCGGGAGACGTTGCCCTGGTCGCATCCAAGGCAGTGAACCAGGAGCGCAGAGCCGGTGACTCTCGCGAACCACTGATCCTGGAAGGCATCGAAACGATTGATGTCTCGGCCGTCGACACCAGTTTCATGAGCCACTCCTATTATGGCAGTAACCGTGCCGTTCTGAGCGACCTGTTTGCGCTGCTGAAACAAGACAGTTCTGCTGCGGATAGAAAATGGCTCCTCTCAAAAAACTACTCCGGCAGAAACTACTGGGCGTTTGAAAAAGAACCGCCGGAAATCAAAAAAGTACGCTCCACCAGTCTCTGA
- a CDS encoding class I SAM-dependent methyltransferase, which yields MKNSTSRFSDRVENYVKYRPDYPTQVLEFLKSDCGLSSDSLIADVGSGTGISTRLFLENQNTVYAVEPNAEMRQAAEKFFKDNPQFHSINATAEETHLPENLFDFVLAGQAFHWFDQNQAKLEFQRILKLQGWVVLLWNERKVDTSPFLVAYEKMLRDFATDYDEVNHTQISHDDFARFFDPYPINTRTLPNHQTFDFEALKGRLLSSSYCPNEGQPGYESIIARLQEIFEEFQTEGTVLFEYDTTLFYGHLK from the coding sequence ATGAAGAACTCAACGTCCCGCTTTTCTGACCGTGTTGAAAATTATGTCAAATACCGACCGGACTACCCCACACAGGTACTGGAGTTCCTCAAATCAGACTGTGGCTTATCATCCGATTCGCTGATCGCAGATGTCGGCTCAGGGACTGGGATCTCGACCCGGCTGTTTCTCGAAAACCAGAACACCGTTTATGCTGTTGAGCCGAATGCGGAAATGAGACAGGCAGCAGAGAAATTCTTCAAAGACAATCCCCAGTTTCACAGCATCAACGCGACGGCTGAAGAAACCCATCTCCCCGAAAATCTCTTTGATTTCGTACTCGCCGGTCAGGCGTTCCACTGGTTTGATCAAAACCAGGCCAAACTGGAATTTCAACGGATTCTCAAGCTACAAGGCTGGGTTGTTCTACTTTGGAATGAACGAAAAGTGGACACGAGCCCGTTCCTGGTCGCTTATGAGAAAATGCTGCGCGACTTCGCCACCGATTATGACGAAGTCAACCACACACAAATTTCGCATGACGACTTTGCGCGATTTTTTGACCCCTACCCAATTAACACACGCACACTACCCAATCATCAAACATTCGATTTTGAAGCACTCAAAGGCAGACTACTCTCATCGTCGTATTGTCCGAATGAGGGACAACCAGGCTACGAATCGATTATAGCGCGATTACAGGAAATCTTTGAAGAATTCCAAACAGAGGGAACGGTCCTGTTTGAATATGATACGACTCTATTTTATGGGCATCTCAAGTAA